The following DNA comes from Oscillatoria sp. FACHB-1407.
TCTTAATGCTTCAAACTCCTTAAAATACTCTTCTAGAGCTGTTTTAAGCACTTGATCAGCCTGCTGTTGAGAGAGTTCTGAGAGTTTTTCTTCTAACGTGTCCCAGGTGGCGGCTTGATCTGGTAACTGGGGCAGTCCTTCTGTGTAAGCGGTGCGTGCCTGTTGAGCCAATGCCTGAAGATCTGGATTGGGTAAAGCTTTGCAGAGTTCTTCACCCAAATGACTTTTGACCAAAATATCAGAGATGGAAATGATGCCAAGCAGTTCACCTCGAATCACAGGGGCTCTGAGCAATCGATTACGAGCAAACAGTTTCAGCACATTGTCAACACTCAAGTCCGGATTCACAACAATACAGGGTTTGGTCATCACCTCATGCACTCGAACATGCTCCGGATCGCAATTCCCATTTGCCATCTGACAGGCAATATCGGTTTCAGTGATAATGCCATAGGCATCATCCACATTGTCTCGCTCGACGATGAGCGATCGCCACCCTCGTACCTGCATTAGGGCGATCGCCTCCGCCAGAGTGGCTGAACTGCGAATGGTGACTACATCTCGTGTCATGATGTCTGATGCTTTCACCATACTGACCTCCTCAAAATATCCCAATCAAAATTTCAATCGTTTCTTACTGAAGCTCCTGACTACTCCGCTCATTCCAGGAATGCGGCTATCTCAGCCAAATTTAATCTGCTGTCGCTCCAGACGAGGAATTTGACCATTGAGCAACGGTTCTAAAACGGCACGAATGCGATCGGCAGAAGGAGGACACCCTGGCAAATAGAGATCAACAGCCACAACGGCATGAACAGGGGTTACTCGGTCTAGGAGATCGGGTACAATTCCGGGTTCCGTTGGAATCTGACCATGATGATTAGATAGTTCCAGATAGCTACGTTGCAGCGTCGGAAGCGCACTTCCCAATGAATTTCGCAATGCTGTCACATTTCCAGTCACAGCACAGTCTCCAAACGAGATCAGGAGGCGCGATCGCGCTCGAATTTTCTGAATCATATCCAGATGATCCGTATTGGCGATCGCCCCCTCGACTAACACAACATCCACCCCGTCTGGATACACTTTGACATCGATCAGTGGGCTGTAGACTAAATCCACTTGTTCTAGCAGGTCAAAGAGCCATTCATCTAAATCTAAAAACGACATATGGCATCCAGAACAGCCACCAAGCCAAACCGTTGCCAATTTGAGACGGGACATGATTTCCTCTCAACTATTTCACTAAAATTTGGGCAATTTTGACAGCTTGACCTATGACAAAATCCCCAAGAAAAATGAAATGGCACTTTCCCGGATAAAATTCATGATGGCAATGGCAGCTTGAGGAAACAGCGTTGCTTCAATCCCTAACAAGAACAATGCTAGAAGGAACCACAAGACAACCCATAGAAACTGTGGATTATGGAACCTTAACATAATAAACACCTCGCTTAGAATTGCCATTGTTGCTTTTGACGAGCATTGACGATGAACTCAATTTGGGTGCGATCGTGGATCATCTCACCCACCGTTGAACCCTGATGAAAAATTGCACCCGTTGGACAGGCGGCGACACATTTGCCACAGGATGTACAGGTTTGAGACATGCCCCAAGGTTGATGTAGATCGGTGATGACCTGGGATTGCCAACCTCGACCTGCTACATCCCACGTATGAGCACCTTCTAACTCATCGCAAACCCGTACACAACGGGTACATAAAACACAACGATTGGGATCGCTCCCAAAGCGATCGTGAGACAGATCAACTGAACGATGAGGAAACTGGTACTCTAACCGCACATGATCCATCCCCATTTCCATCGCTAGATTTTGCAGTTCACAATGACTGTTGGCAACACAAACAGCACAAGTATGGTTCCCTTCTGCAAACAACAT
Coding sequences within:
- a CDS encoding CBS domain-containing protein, with protein sequence MVKASDIMTRDVVTIRSSATLAEAIALMQVRGWRSLIVERDNVDDAYGIITETDIACQMANGNCDPEHVRVHEVMTKPCIVVNPDLSVDNVLKLFARNRLLRAPVIRGELLGIISISDILVKSHLGEELCKALPNPDLQALAQQARTAYTEGLPQLPDQAATWDTLEEKLSELSQQQADQVLKTALEEYFKEFEALRTPAVLDNLCSG
- a CDS encoding oxidoreductase, with product MSRLKLATVWLGGCSGCHMSFLDLDEWLFDLLEQVDLVYSPLIDVKVYPDGVDVVLVEGAIANTDHLDMIQKIRARSRLLISFGDCAVTGNVTALRNSLGSALPTLQRSYLELSNHHGQIPTEPGIVPDLLDRVTPVHAVVAVDLYLPGCPPSADRIRAVLEPLLNGQIPRLERQQIKFG
- the hoxU gene encoding bidirectional hydrogenase complex protein HoxU, which encodes MTVKTLTIDGQLITAREAETILQAAHVAGIYIPTLCYLEGISRVGACRLCLVEIAGSAKLQPACVTKVAEGMSVRTQSDRLQKYRRLIVEMLFAEGNHTCAVCVANSHCELQNLAMEMGMDHVRLEYQFPHRSVDLSHDRFGSDPNRCVLCTRCVRVCDELEGAHTWDVAGRGWQSQVITDLHQPWGMSQTCTSCGKCVAACPTGAIFHQGSTVGEMIHDRTQIEFIVNARQKQQWQF